A DNA window from Luteolibacter luteus contains the following coding sequences:
- a CDS encoding substrate-binding domain-containing protein, whose amino-acid sequence MLGAPMPSRGNLVLDCVRVIKLRVESGEWQQLLPGERRLATVLQVGRDTIRLALQELEREGLLGSAEAGSRRRIRSVATNHAASRTLRIGLLAHRRLEQLPQPLLLEIDRIRSTLADKGGSLELIAPPWYEQKNPANRLATLLDEEPCSAWILLRSSAAVQEWFMQRRIPCLIRGYPHPGISLPHLDVDWRATARHAAGQLWRLGHRRAAILVPADPLKGVEAAVQGVKDLDEDGFEATTQVEDGSPSGVARVLSRALQVKNPPTAIIATRARQAATALTWLASKGIQVPGHISLITLASEPFLDHLVPEISGYRTDPDAVAKLVTRRLERIVGGDPSPGGSPWISPEVVKGASLARLKPKP is encoded by the coding sequence ATGCTTGGAGCACCGATGCCATCCCGAGGAAATCTCGTCCTAGACTGCGTCAGGGTGATCAAGCTCCGCGTCGAATCCGGGGAATGGCAGCAATTGCTCCCCGGCGAGCGACGCCTTGCCACTGTCCTTCAGGTAGGCCGTGACACCATTCGCCTTGCCTTACAAGAACTCGAACGGGAAGGACTGCTTGGCAGTGCCGAAGCCGGCAGCCGCCGGCGCATCCGAAGCGTCGCAACGAACCATGCGGCATCGCGCACCCTTCGCATCGGCCTGCTCGCGCATCGCCGTCTTGAACAACTTCCCCAGCCATTGCTGCTGGAGATCGACCGGATCCGGAGCACCCTCGCCGACAAGGGCGGATCGCTCGAACTCATCGCCCCGCCTTGGTATGAGCAAAAAAATCCCGCCAACCGCCTGGCCACATTGTTGGATGAAGAGCCTTGCAGCGCGTGGATCCTGCTACGTTCCAGCGCCGCGGTGCAGGAATGGTTCATGCAGCGGCGGATCCCCTGCCTGATCCGCGGCTATCCTCATCCGGGCATCAGCTTGCCACACCTTGATGTCGATTGGCGTGCCACCGCCCGCCATGCGGCCGGCCAGCTCTGGCGTCTGGGTCATCGTCGTGCCGCAATCCTCGTCCCCGCGGATCCGCTGAAAGGGGTGGAGGCGGCTGTGCAGGGAGTGAAGGATCTCGATGAGGATGGATTTGAGGCGACGACCCAAGTCGAGGACGGCAGTCCTTCCGGGGTGGCACGCGTGCTCTCGCGTGCTCTACAGGTGAAGAACCCTCCTACCGCAATCATCGCCACACGCGCCCGGCAAGCGGCGACAGCACTGACATGGCTCGCCAGCAAAGGCATCCAAGTCCCCGGGCATATCAGCCTGATCACTCTGGCCTCTGAACCTTTCCTCGATCATCTCGTCCCGGAGATCAGCGGCTATCGCACGGATCCCGATGCCGTGGCGAAGCTGGTAACGAGACGGCTGGAGCGCATCGTCGGCGGAGACCCGAGCCCCGGCGGCTCGCCTTGGATCTCTCCGGAGGTGGTAAAGGGGGCATCCCTCGCCAGACTCAAGCCGAAGCCGTAG
- a CDS encoding YdcF family protein: MNLSPEVLAAAKCLWSYHRLGHKLEPADIILVFGSSDLRVAGHAADLWKAGYAPRILFSGARGRMTGGWAETEAAAMAKVALSAGVTEECILREEFATNTGENIRFSRELLLSQGIPHATAIVVQKPYMERRTFAALEVQWPDLKCCTSSAAMEFEDYCTEDLPPSLVLAAMTGDFQRILDYPALGFASPQEVGEAEMEAYRVLVAGGFDSQLRKA, encoded by the coding sequence ATGAATCTGTCGCCTGAAGTCCTCGCCGCCGCCAAATGCCTGTGGAGCTATCATCGCCTGGGGCACAAGTTGGAGCCTGCGGATATCATCCTGGTTTTTGGCAGTAGTGATCTGCGCGTGGCAGGACACGCTGCGGATCTGTGGAAGGCTGGCTATGCCCCGCGGATTCTCTTCTCGGGCGCGAGAGGCCGGATGACCGGAGGCTGGGCGGAAACGGAAGCTGCTGCGATGGCAAAGGTGGCGCTCAGCGCGGGAGTAACTGAGGAGTGTATCCTCCGGGAGGAGTTCGCGACGAACACAGGGGAAAACATCCGCTTTTCCCGGGAGCTCTTGCTTTCGCAAGGAATCCCGCATGCCACGGCGATCGTCGTGCAGAAGCCCTACATGGAGCGCCGGACCTTTGCCGCGCTGGAGGTGCAATGGCCGGACTTGAAGTGTTGCACGAGCTCTGCCGCGATGGAGTTTGAAGACTATTGCACGGAAGATCTGCCTCCTTCGCTGGTGCTGGCAGCAATGACGGGGGACTTCCAGCGGATACTCGACTATCCGGCGCTGGGCTTTGCCTCGCCACAGGAGGTAGGGGAGGCGGAGATGGAAGCTTATCGCGTCTTGGTGGCAGGGGGATTCGATTCCCAGTTGCGGAAAGCCTGA
- a CDS encoding sialidase family protein: MIHRTFTLFPLLTAMAAGEPSTPAKGTRIETAQPVCPAFIREEFNPVLGFRIKVEGNEGTVVFEGIELGFGGTTRLEDIQSFRLVEGSSDPSKEPGQTIAEGNGAAEKLSLKLKHPLSPGEHWFWISPTLKKGASIDGRIDASLFRAEVGGTALVPSVPSPEGSQRIGQAIRLPGDDGSKSFRIPGLAWTTKTNLIAAYDVRYNHAGDLPANIDVGISRSRDGGQNWDPMRIAIDMGNDPKHGHDGVGDPAILVDPTNGRIWIAALWSHGNRGWNGSGPGMTPEETGQLVLVHSDDEGESWSKPVNITAQMKNPEWRLFFNGPGAGIAMKDGTLVFAAQYRATDGKPWSTLIASKDHGETWQVGSGVKSDTTEAQVVELADGSIMINARDNRGGARTVAVTRDLGKNWELHVTDRKAMRDPVCMGSLLAWRDSLWFSNPNATDGRHSMTLKRSTDQGMSWPEKDQLLYDSRSGFGYSCLAPAGDGMLGVIYEGRSALYFLRFPVDE; encoded by the coding sequence ATGATCCATCGCACCTTCACCCTGTTCCCGCTACTCACCGCAATGGCCGCCGGAGAGCCTTCCACACCTGCCAAAGGGACACGAATTGAGACCGCGCAACCCGTATGCCCGGCCTTCATTCGCGAGGAATTCAATCCCGTCCTGGGTTTCAGGATCAAGGTGGAAGGCAATGAGGGCACTGTAGTATTCGAAGGGATCGAACTCGGCTTCGGTGGAACGACACGGCTAGAAGATATCCAGTCATTCCGCCTCGTCGAAGGCAGCTCCGATCCTTCGAAGGAACCCGGGCAGACGATCGCCGAGGGAAACGGTGCCGCAGAGAAACTTTCCCTTAAGCTCAAACATCCCCTCTCCCCCGGGGAGCACTGGTTCTGGATCTCTCCGACATTGAAGAAAGGCGCCTCGATTGATGGTCGCATCGACGCTTCGCTCTTTCGGGCGGAAGTCGGCGGGACCGCTCTGGTGCCATCGGTACCATCACCCGAAGGCAGCCAGCGGATTGGCCAGGCCATCCGCCTGCCCGGAGACGATGGCTCGAAGTCCTTCCGGATTCCCGGGCTGGCCTGGACCACAAAGACGAACCTCATTGCCGCTTATGATGTCCGTTACAACCATGCCGGAGATTTGCCCGCAAACATCGATGTCGGCATTTCCCGCAGCCGCGATGGCGGACAGAACTGGGATCCCATGCGGATCGCGATCGACATGGGCAATGATCCCAAACACGGCCACGATGGCGTGGGAGATCCCGCGATCCTTGTCGATCCCACGAATGGCCGGATCTGGATCGCGGCGCTATGGAGCCATGGCAACCGCGGTTGGAATGGATCGGGCCCCGGCATGACGCCGGAGGAGACGGGACAGCTCGTGCTTGTTCACAGCGATGACGAGGGTGAGAGCTGGTCGAAGCCGGTCAATATCACCGCCCAGATGAAGAATCCCGAGTGGCGTCTTTTCTTCAACGGGCCCGGCGCGGGCATCGCGATGAAGGACGGCACGCTCGTCTTCGCGGCGCAGTATCGCGCGACCGACGGGAAACCATGGTCCACCTTGATCGCATCGAAGGATCATGGCGAAACATGGCAGGTTGGAAGCGGCGTGAAGAGTGACACCACCGAAGCCCAAGTCGTGGAGCTTGCGGACGGCTCGATCATGATCAATGCCCGCGACAATCGTGGGGGGGCACGCACCGTGGCGGTGACAAGAGATCTCGGGAAAAACTGGGAACTGCACGTCACCGATCGCAAGGCGATGCGCGATCCGGTGTGCATGGGAAGCCTGCTCGCATGGAGAGATTCGCTATGGTTCTCCAATCCCAATGCCACCGACGGCCGGCATTCCATGACCTTGAAGCGCTCCACGGACCAAGGGATGAGCTGGCCCGAGAAAGACCAGCTTCTCTATGACTCGCGCAGCGGATTCGGCTACTCCTGCCTGGCACCCGCGGGCGACGGGATGCTCGGCGTGATCTATGAGGGAAGGAGCGCACTCTATTTCCTCCGCTTCCCCGTGGACGAATAA
- the atzF gene encoding allophanate hydrolase has product MKISELQERFRNGLTPSALIEEVWMKIQEWNDPALFIHLPEKEELLALAAEVEAMPLDLPLWGIPFVVKDNIDVAGWPTTAACPAYAYLPHEDAGVVKRLRAAGAIPIAKANLDQFATGLVGTRSPYGAARNAIDPEFLPGGSSSGSASAVAAGLCCFSLGTDTAGSGRVPAAFQELIGWKPTKGLLSTAGVVPACRSLDCVSVFTKTAADAARVAGVVSGFDESDPFSREVASCGKIGSSFRFGLPTGLDFSGDPDTPGLFDAAVEKMKSLGGELIEVDFTPFVETAKLLYEGPWIAERWAAVGGFVEENPGDVFPVTRKILEASKGWDAAAAFRAQYRLRELARIAEGAWEKIDVLLLPTTPRLYTVSEVLDEPYQTNATLGRYTNFMNLLDLSAVAVPAGEARNGRARWGVTLVAPAGWDEALLELAGRFTGEPLPENKSAGPVKIPVAVCGAHLEGLPLHWQLADRGASLRDRTRTAPVYRMYVIPASGKLPPRPALIRDESRTAAIDVEVWELDPAAFGDFVSQIPAPLGIGKVLLANGEEVPGFIAEPRAAAGAEEITSFGGWKAWLASR; this is encoded by the coding sequence ATGAAGATTTCCGAGCTACAGGAAAGATTCCGCAATGGCCTGACGCCATCCGCTCTCATCGAGGAGGTATGGATGAAGATCCAGGAATGGAATGATCCCGCGTTGTTCATCCATCTTCCAGAGAAGGAAGAGCTCTTGGCGCTCGCCGCGGAAGTGGAGGCCATGCCGCTGGATCTGCCGCTGTGGGGCATCCCCTTCGTGGTGAAGGACAATATCGATGTCGCGGGCTGGCCGACGACGGCGGCTTGTCCTGCCTATGCTTACCTTCCTCACGAGGATGCCGGTGTCGTGAAGCGTCTGCGTGCTGCGGGTGCGATTCCCATCGCGAAAGCGAATCTGGACCAGTTTGCCACCGGCTTGGTCGGTACGCGGTCGCCCTATGGCGCGGCGCGAAATGCGATTGATCCCGAGTTTCTTCCAGGTGGTTCCAGTTCGGGCAGCGCCTCGGCCGTGGCTGCAGGATTGTGCTGCTTTTCCTTGGGCACCGATACCGCGGGTTCGGGACGGGTCCCCGCTGCCTTTCAGGAGCTCATCGGCTGGAAGCCGACCAAAGGGCTTCTGAGCACAGCGGGCGTGGTGCCTGCCTGTCGCTCGCTCGATTGCGTTTCGGTTTTCACGAAGACAGCCGCCGACGCAGCGCGGGTGGCTGGGGTGGTCTCCGGTTTCGATGAAAGCGATCCCTTTTCCCGCGAAGTGGCATCTTGTGGAAAGATCGGCAGCTCGTTCCGGTTCGGCCTCCCGACCGGCTTGGATTTTTCCGGTGACCCGGATACGCCTGGTCTCTTTGACGCAGCTGTCGAGAAAATGAAGTCGCTTGGGGGGGAGCTGATCGAAGTTGATTTCACGCCTTTCGTCGAAACCGCTAAGCTTCTTTACGAGGGACCATGGATTGCAGAGCGTTGGGCGGCGGTCGGTGGATTCGTGGAGGAGAATCCCGGCGATGTCTTCCCGGTCACCCGAAAGATCCTCGAAGCCTCGAAAGGCTGGGACGCTGCCGCCGCCTTTCGTGCGCAGTATCGGCTTCGCGAACTCGCGAGGATTGCGGAGGGGGCTTGGGAGAAGATCGATGTGCTGCTGCTTCCGACCACGCCGCGGCTCTATACGGTTTCGGAAGTGCTGGATGAGCCCTACCAGACGAATGCAACGCTAGGGCGATACACGAACTTCATGAACCTGCTCGATCTTAGCGCAGTGGCCGTGCCCGCGGGGGAAGCGCGGAACGGCCGTGCCCGCTGGGGGGTGACCTTGGTGGCACCGGCAGGGTGGGATGAAGCGCTGCTGGAGCTGGCTGGCCGTTTTACCGGAGAGCCCTTGCCGGAGAACAAGTCTGCGGGTCCTGTGAAGATTCCGGTAGCCGTTTGTGGGGCTCACTTGGAAGGGCTTCCGCTCCATTGGCAGCTAGCGGACCGAGGAGCTTCGCTGAGGGACAGGACGAGGACCGCTCCGGTCTATCGCATGTATGTGATTCCTGCGTCCGGCAAGCTTCCTCCAAGGCCGGCGCTGATTCGCGATGAAAGCAGGACCGCCGCGATCGATGTCGAGGTTTGGGAACTCGATCCGGCAGCCTTTGGGGATTTCGTCTCGCAGATCCCTGCTCCTCTGGGGATCGGAAAAGTTCTCCTGGCAAATGGCGAGGAGGTGCCCGGATTCATTGCGGAACCCCGGGCCGCTGCGGGAGCCGAGGAGATCACCTCCTTCGGTGGTTGGAAGGCCTGGCTTGCCTCGAGGTGA